The Gadus morhua chromosome 18, gadMor3.0, whole genome shotgun sequence DNA segment TATGAATTGGTGTTGACCTGACACTTGCTTTATCCTTTTTCTAATGGTCCAAATAACATGGGTTTATTTTCTAAACAGGACGGACGCTACATCCTACCAATGCTTTGGCAAAGAAGGCATATAATGCTCTCATGCCCCATAAAAGAAATGCATCCAGCACCACCTATGTCTACAAGTCGACAAATGTCCCCTAAACCAGCTGCCTTGCCCTATCCATACAACCAGTGGGCTATGAGGCCTCCCTTCAACTATTATCCATATGGACAACAAGTGCATCAAGAGCCATCCAAGACTGACCTCCCTACTACACAAGAACCCACGACTACaccgccaacaccacccaaGGAGCAGCCAGCAAAAAGCCCACCTGCTTCTAAACCAGCTGGCTATCCACATCCACAGTACCAGTGGTCTATGATGCCTCCCTTCCACAATTATCCATATGGACAACCAGTGCATCAAGAGCCAGCCAAGACTGACCTCCCTACTACACAAGCGCCCACGACGACACTGCCATCACCACCCAAAAACCTGCCAGCAAAAATGTCTTCTAAACCAGCTGCCTTGCCCTATCCATACAACCAGTGGGCTATGATGCCTCCCTTCAACTATTATCCATATGGACAACAAGTGCATCAAGAGCCAACCATGACTGACCTCCCTACTACACAAGAACCCACGACTAGATCGCCAACACCACCCAAGGAGCAGCCAGCAAAAAGCCCACCTGCTTCTAAACCAGCTGGCTATCCCCATCCACCGTACCAGTGGTCTATGATGCCTCCCTTCAAACACTATCCATATGGACAACATGTGGTGCATCAAGAGCCAGCCGAGACGGACCTCCCTACTACACAAGAGCCCACGACGCCAATGCCACCCAAAGAGCTGCCAGCAAAAATGTCCCCTAAACCAGCTGCCTTGCCCTATCCATACAACCAGTGGGCTATGATGCCTCCCTTCAACTATTATCCATATGGACAAAATGTAGTGCATCAAGAGCCATCCATGACTGACCTCCCTACTACACAAGAACCCACGACGACATCGCCAACACCACCCAAGGAGCAGCCAGCAAAAAGCCCACCTGCTTCTAAACCAGCTGGCTATCCCCATCCACAGTACCAGTGGTCTATGATGCCTCCCTTCCAACACTATCCATATGGACAACATGTGGTGCAGCAAGAGCCAGCCGAGACGGACCTCCCTACTACACAAGAGCCCACGACGCCAATGCCACCCAAAGAGCTGCCAGCAAAAATGTCCCCTAAACCAGCTGCCTTGCCCTATCCATACAACCAGTGGGCTATGATGCCTCCCTTCAACTATTATCCATATGGACAACATGTAGTGCATCAAGAGCTATCCATGACTGAGCTCTCTGCTACACAAGAGCCCACGACTACACCACCCAAAGAGCTGCCAGCAAAAATGTCCCCTAAACCAGCTGCCTTGCCCTATCCATACAACCAGTGGGCTATGATGCCTCCCTTCAAAGACTATCCATATGGACAACATGTAGTATATCCCTACTTGCCAGCACGAAATCCAAGCACAAATGTTCAGCCGGGAGGAGATCCAGGTGTCTTGTCCTATCCACAGAAACAGTGGGCTATGATGCCGCCCTTCCACAATTATCCATATGGACAACAAGTGCATCAAGAGCCATCCATGACTGACCTCCCTACTACACAAGAGCCCACGACGACTCCGCCAACACCGCCCAAAGAGCTACCAGCCAAACTGTCCCCTAAACCAGCTAACTTGCCCTATCCATACAACCAGTGGCTTATGATGCCTCCCTTCAACTATTATCCATATGGACAACAAGTGCATCAAGAGCCATCCAAGACTCGCCTCTCTACGACACCGGAGCCCACGCCGCCGACGACACCGGAGCCCACGCCGCCGACGACACCGGAgcccacgccgccgccgacgaCACCGGAgcccacgccgccgccgacgaCACCGGAgcccacgccgccgccgacgaCACCGGAgcccacgccgccgccgacgaCACCGGAgcccacgccgccgccgacaccgGAGCCCACGCCGCCGACGACACCGGAgcccacgccgccgccgactACGCCAGGGCCGACGACACCGGAGCCCTGGCTGCCGCCGAAGACACCGGAGCCCTGGCTGCCGCCGAAGACACCGGAGCCCTGGCTGCCGCCGACGACACCGGAGCCCTGGCTGCCGCCGACGACACCGGAGCCCTGGCTGCCGCCGACGACACCGGAGCCCTGGCTGCCGCCGACGACACCGGAGCCCTGGCTGCCGCCGACGACACCGGAGCCCTGGCTGCCGCCGACGACACCGGAGCCCTGGCTGCCGCCGACGACACCGGAGCCCTGGTTGCCGCCGACGACACCGGAGCCCTGGTTGCCGCCGACGACACCGGAGCCCTGGTTGCCGCCGACGACACCGGAGCCCTGGTTGCCGCCGAAGACACCAGAGCCCTGGTTGCCGCCGAAGACACCGGAGCCCACGATGACTCATCCTTCACCTGCTTCTCCAGAACTTGCTTTTCACCTGCTTTCTCCTAACCCTACAGCTCGTTGGCCCGTTCGGTTCGAACAGTGGTTTGAGATTCCTCCCTGGTTAATTAAGAAGCCATCACCTATCGATCCTAAAACTGCTAATTTTGAACATTATCCCCAGCAATTCTACGGCCCTCAATTACACTATCCACCAGTCTGACAGTGGCATTCACCATGGAACCAAAATAACTTCACCGTAGCCCATCCCCTTTGACCATTTGTACTACCTTTTACTTGACGCACCTCTTTCCAGGCTAAAGCCTTTAAGTATTCTGTCAATAAAGACTTTCACAGCTTTGTAAATTCATTGTCGTCAGTCTTCAGGGCAGTTCAAGGTGTATGCTACTTGACTAGGTTTACTTTGCCTGGCATATCACTTTCAGACAATATTCTTTAGTTTAGAAATTCTTTAATTTACAGTTGAGCAGATAGGTAGTCGGTTACAGAAATTGTGCAAATGTAATGATTGGGACGGGGGGTTTTGTGGTGACATCCTTATGTAGATGGACATCTGGAAAAGCTGAACGGCCACCCAGCTGAAACGACTAGTACTGCGTCCTATAGCAGAATACATGGCCCTCAAATAGGAACATATAAGATGTCCTTAAACCTTAGCTAGTCATGGGTCATCGTGAGCAGGTTTTGAGACAAAACAAATTTATAGTGAGAAATTGGACTCATTCCCCTACCCACAATCCTAAAGTGTAATGCGTCTTTGATTGGAGCTTGGAAACGTTTACCCGCACCCGAGAAAGTAAAGTCGAAACTGCTGCCACTGAATTCGATCGCTTaccataattatgagataattggTCGGAAATATGTAATTAAGTTTTCTGCCTTCTCCCATCTCGGTGGCCAAATCATGCCAACGACAATAAATCGTAAATAACTAGTTACTATTACATGTGACTCTTGTTAATGTTGGATATGTAAAGGTAATTTTAATCTGTCCATAGTTGCGgccaatcaaatcaaacactGCTGTTAATGTTATATTTACAATATATTTTCTCATTAGGATTATTTCGATTTTGGAAAGTATAATTTAGACTTTTTAGCTCATTATTTACTTATATAATttgtatgattttttttttgggcttcCAATCTTCCGACAGGATACAGTTCCTCCTGGACAGAAATATAATTTTGGAAACACAGTGAGCATTATCATCCTGCATCAGTCTATAAGCTGTTGGCCTACATGAATTAGATAATTGCCTCCTATGGTGTTCGTATTAAAAGTGTAAGTGCAAAACACCACGTAGGCTAGTTCTCCTTCAGGCTCCTGTGTTGCGctggttttgtgtgtatgcgcattTTACGCGCTAAAGGTTGCTTCTCATGACAAACTGACACCGGCCGGAACTTACATCGAATTTCCGTCAGACTGCAAAACTACTATCTTTTGACTTTACACTGCCGATTTAGACGGAGGAGCTGGCTTCTTGCTTTCGAAATGTCAATATATTAAAGGGCTACTCAGACAGTATAGCCAGCTTTCTTTACAGACCTGCATACAGACAGCTGTCGGGCAACACCATTCACAACACTGGAG contains these protein-coding regions:
- the LOC115531576 gene encoding proline-rich extensin-like protein EPR1, encoding MAHKGKATPWRSWSFTSAFLLVCLAPLTQSYNLRKALGRNRENGHEGKILFGNFFEKGRTGLPTSKHANWNVTSSAEDAIGYQKDSSGWFQDDPSVQWKHMELSVQCGAYQMKLVAREPEASQLQLVQKNAKSLPLTQLPETCGYSISRNNVMLVMVASYDGCTMMQEDGRYILPMLWQRRHIMLSCPIKEMHPAPPMSTSRQMSPKPAALPYPYNQWAMRPPFNYYPYGQQVHQEPSKTDLPTTQEPTTTPPTPPKEQPAKSPPASKPAGYPHPQYQWSMMPPFHNYPYGQPVHQEPAKTDLPTTQAPTTTLPSPPKNLPAKMSSKPAALPYPYNQWAMMPPFNYYPYGQQVHQEPTMTDLPTTQEPTTRSPTPPKEQPAKSPPASKPAGYPHPPYQWSMMPPFKHYPYGQHVVHQEPAETDLPTTQEPTTPMPPKELPAKMSPKPAALPYPYNQWAMMPPFNYYPYGQNVVHQEPSMTDLPTTQEPTTTSPTPPKEQPAKSPPASKPAGYPHPQYQWSMMPPFQHYPYGQHVVQQEPAETDLPTTQEPTTPMPPKELPAKMSPKPAALPYPYNQWAMMPPFNYYPYGQHVVHQELSMTELSATQEPTTTPPKELPAKMSPKPAALPYPYNQWAMMPPFKDYPYGQHVVYPYLPARNPSTNVQPGGDPGVLSYPQKQWAMMPPFHNYPYGQQVHQEPSMTDLPTTQEPTTTPPTPPKELPAKLSPKPANLPYPYNQWLMMPPFNYYPYGQQVHQEPSKTRLSTTPEPTPPTTPEPTPPTTPEPTPPPTTPEPTPPPTTPEPTPPPTTPEPTPPPTTPEPTPPPTPEPTADDTGALAAAEDTGALAAAEDTGALAAADDTGALAAADDTGALAAADDTGALAAADDTGALAAADDTGALAAADDTGALAAADDTGALVAADDTGALVAADDTGALVAADDTGALVAAEDTRALVAAEDTGAHDDSSFTCFSRTCFSPAFS